The nucleotide sequence CACGGAAACTTCTCGGGCCTCGAGCTCTGGCGGATCGGCCCGTAGCGCGACCTTTCAGAATCCGCGGCGGTAGGATTCCTCCAGCTCCCGTTCGTACGCCTCGACCTGCCGCCGGACCTCCTCGCCATCCCATCCGAGTCGCGCCCCCATGCGCTGCGCCACGGCGTAGGCCACGGAGCGCCCCTGATCCGGAGCGTAGAGCGCCAGCCGCATCCGCCGGGCCAGAACGTCCGTCAGGGTGAGCGCCATCTCCCGCTCCAGCGCGTAGTCCACCTCGCCCCACACGTGGGGCAGTCCGTCCAGGAGCGGCGCGCGATCGACGATCCGGGAAGCCTCGGAACCGTAGAAGCGCGCCAGAGGATCCTGCGCCTCGGAGGCGAAAAGATTGATGTCCGCGGTACGGCAGGGGCGATCCGTAATCGCATCCACGACTTCCTTGGCCATCCTCCGATAGGTCGTGAGCTTCCCTCCCGTAACGGAAAGAAGCCCCGACGGGCTCTCGAAGATACGGTGCTCGCGCGGCACGCGCGAAGGGGAACTCGAGCCGTCGTCCAGGAGAAGCGGCCGCAGCCCCGCATACGTGCTTCGAATGTCTTCAGCCCCGAGACGGACCGAGGGCAAAAATGCGTTGACGCGCTCCAGGAGATACGCCATGTCCTCCGGCTCCGCCCGCGGCCGGTCCAGAGGACCCGTGTAATCGGTATCGGTGGTTCCCACGATCGCGGAATCTCCCCAGGGAATCAGAAACACCACGCGCCCCTCTTCGGGAGCGGGGAGGGTGACCGCGCCCGAAAGTCCCAGACGGCGCGCCGGTACGACGAGGTGCACGCCCTTGGACGGTCGCACGGCACGCGGCTCCGCGGGATCGTCGGCCGACCGAAGTTCGTCGCACCAGACCCCCGTGGCGTTCACCACGCGGGAAGCCGCGATGTCGAAATCGCGCGTTCGGACCCCCACGATCCGGCCGTTTTCCTTCAGGAAGCCCGTCGCTTCCACGTAATTGGCCAGAACCGCTCCGAGGTCCGACGCCTTCTTGGCCACATGGAGCACCAGGCGGCAATCGTCCGCCCGGGCGTCGTAATAGACGTACGCCCCGCGCAGCCCCTCCGAGCGGATCCCGGGGATCGCCTCGCGGGCCTGCCGGGCGTCGAGATGCCGGTGGATGAGCCCTTTCGGGAAGCCCGCCGCCGCGTCATAGATCCAGAGGCCGGAGGCCAGAGCGGCCCGGGCGGCCCGACTCCAGAAGGGAAGCACGAAGGGAAGATCCTCGACCAGGTGCGGCGCGAGCCTTTTGAGCAGGCTCTTCTCGCGCGATGCCTCCAGCGTCACCTTGAACTGAAGATTCCTCAAGTAGCGCAGTCCGCCGTGGATGAGCTTGGACGACCGGCTCGAGGTGCCGCCGGCGAAGTCGCCCCGCTCGATGAGCGCCGTGCGCAATCCGCGCGCGGCGGCGTCCAGCGCGATTCCGCAGCCCGTGATCCCGCCGCCCACGACGAGAAGATCAAACTTCTCCGTCCGAAGCCGGGCCAGGCTTGCCCGCCGGT is from Planctomycetota bacterium and encodes:
- a CDS encoding glycerol-3-phosphate dehydrogenase/oxidase — encoded protein: MDRRASLARLRTEKFDLLVVGGGITGCGIALDAAARGLRTALIERGDFAGGTSSRSSKLIHGGLRYLRNLQFKVTLEASREKSLLKRLAPHLVEDLPFVLPFWSRAARAALASGLWIYDAAAGFPKGLIHRHLDARQAREAIPGIRSEGLRGAYVYYDARADDCRLVLHVAKKASDLGAVLANYVEATGFLKENGRIVGVRTRDFDIAASRVVNATGVWCDELRSADDPAEPRAVRPSKGVHLVVPARRLGLSGAVTLPAPEEGRVVFLIPWGDSAIVGTTDTDYTGPLDRPRAEPEDMAYLLERVNAFLPSVRLGAEDIRSTYAGLRPLLLDDGSSSPSRVPREHRIFESPSGLLSVTGGKLTTYRRMAKEVVDAITDRPCRTADINLFASEAQDPLARFYGSEASRIVDRAPLLDGLPHVWGEVDYALEREMALTLTDVLARRMRLALYAPDQGRSVAYAVAQRMGARLGWDGEEVRRQVEAYERELEESYRRGF